The following are encoded in a window of Corynebacterium marinum DSM 44953 genomic DNA:
- a CDS encoding organic hydroperoxide resistance protein, which yields MEPLYTTESLATGAGRSGNVRSADGSLDFALAVPEEMGGSGNGANPEQLFALGYAACFHSALQAVARAQKKDLGDSSVGARVSIGKEGEGFALAVELEVVIPAQPHDEAQALADAAHQVCPYSNATRGNIPVTVTVSED from the coding sequence ATGGAACCTCTGTACACGACCGAATCCCTCGCCACCGGGGCGGGACGCAGCGGAAACGTCAGGTCCGCCGACGGCTCCCTCGACTTCGCCCTCGCGGTGCCGGAGGAGATGGGCGGCAGCGGCAACGGCGCCAACCCCGAGCAGCTGTTCGCGCTCGGCTACGCGGCCTGCTTCCATTCCGCACTGCAGGCCGTCGCCCGCGCCCAGAAGAAGGACCTCGGGGACTCCTCCGTCGGAGCCAGGGTCTCCATCGGCAAGGAGGGCGAGGGTTTCGCCCTCGCGGTCGAGCTGGAGGTGGTCATCCCGGCCCAGCCGCACGATGAGGCCCAGGCTCTGGCCGACGCGGCGCACCAGGTTTGCCCGTACTCCAACGCGACCCGGGGCAACATCCCCGTCACGGTCACCGTCTCCGAGGACTGA
- a CDS encoding glucose-1-phosphate adenylyltransferase family protein, which yields MNDNSRTVVALILAGGAGSRLSPLTDARPKPAVPLAGTYRLIDVALSNLVHSGLRDVWIVEQYRPGLLNRHLAGGRPWDLDGTRRGLRIIPPEERDDDDRDGFSEGNGHALYQQLDALTEFGAETVVVLSADHLYQLDLRPVLAQHHERGSDLTVVTTEVAEDPSRYGVVSADGEGAVTSYDYKPADPVGNIVATEVFVYRVAALKRAIGELLAQKTGADGTDLGDYGETIVPHLVEHARVHEYRMTGYWRDLGTIDAYFQAHMELIDGSGIQLNRPDWPLLSNFQVSSPARIDAGAAVAASLICPGARIRGTVEHSLIGPGVTVEKGATVSRCVLIGDVLVPAGARLESVIADHGVTIPAGRTGETKPGPGNITVLVEGGSTDRGDALTP from the coding sequence ATGAACGACAACTCCCGGACCGTGGTCGCGTTGATCCTGGCGGGCGGGGCCGGCAGCCGACTGTCCCCGCTCACCGATGCCCGCCCCAAGCCCGCCGTCCCTCTCGCGGGTACCTACCGGCTCATTGACGTCGCCCTGTCCAACCTGGTGCACTCGGGCCTGCGGGACGTGTGGATCGTCGAGCAGTACCGCCCTGGACTGCTCAACCGGCACCTGGCTGGCGGTCGGCCGTGGGACCTGGACGGCACGCGCCGCGGGCTGCGGATCATCCCGCCGGAAGAGCGGGACGACGACGACCGGGACGGATTCTCCGAAGGCAACGGCCACGCCCTCTACCAGCAGCTCGACGCCCTGACCGAGTTCGGGGCGGAAACGGTCGTGGTGCTCAGTGCGGACCATCTCTACCAGCTGGACCTGCGGCCGGTCCTCGCCCAGCACCATGAACGCGGGAGCGACCTGACCGTCGTCACCACCGAGGTGGCGGAGGACCCCTCCCGGTACGGGGTGGTCAGCGCGGACGGGGAGGGGGCGGTCACCTCCTACGACTACAAACCCGCGGACCCGGTCGGCAACATCGTCGCCACCGAGGTCTTCGTCTACCGGGTGGCCGCACTCAAACGGGCCATCGGTGAGCTGCTCGCGCAGAAAACCGGGGCCGACGGCACCGACCTGGGGGACTACGGCGAGACCATCGTCCCGCACCTGGTCGAGCACGCCCGGGTCCATGAGTACCGGATGACCGGCTACTGGCGGGACCTGGGCACCATCGACGCCTATTTCCAGGCACACATGGAACTCATCGACGGTTCCGGCATCCAGCTCAACCGCCCGGACTGGCCGCTGCTGAGCAACTTCCAGGTGAGTTCACCGGCCCGCATCGACGCCGGCGCCGCCGTCGCCGCCAGCCTCATCTGCCCCGGCGCGCGCATCCGGGGAACGGTCGAGCACAGCCTCATCGGTCCCGGCGTGACGGTGGAGAAGGGCGCGACGGTGTCCCGCTGCGTGCTCATCGGGGACGTCCTGGTGCCCGCGGGGGCGAGGCTGGAATCGGTCATCGCCGACCACGGGGTGACCATCCCCGCCGGGCGCACCGGGGAAACGAAACCGGGGCCGGGCAACATCACGGTCCTCGTCGAGGGCGGCTCGACCGACCGGGGCGACGCCCTCACCCCGTAG
- a CDS encoding LLM class flavin-dependent oxidoreductase, which translates to MKAFGFLSFGHYAIGNQPGPDAGQTLKQALELARAADELGVNGAYFRVHHFAPQGASPMPLLGAVAGSTKHIEVGTGVIDMRYENPLYLAEEAASLDLLSDGRVALGVSRGSPEPSQRGWESFGYSAGTPNGADMAREKFERFLHAVDGYGVAVAAPAEEQYPRMYQAGTPLPIFPHAPGLRRRIWWGAGSHGTAEQAARDGVNLMSSTLVSEADGSSLGDIQAEQIARYRAEWKEAGHDWTPRVSVSRSVFPIVDDRSRELFGLQATGRDQIGSLGEGAPVTFGRTYAAEPDKLIEQLRADAAVMSADTLMLTVPNQMGVEVNVSILEAFAGHVAPALGWIPADKGPVEGYPID; encoded by the coding sequence GTGAAAGCATTCGGATTCCTCAGTTTCGGCCACTACGCCATCGGCAACCAGCCCGGCCCGGACGCCGGCCAGACCCTGAAGCAGGCCCTCGAACTGGCCCGGGCCGCCGACGAGCTCGGCGTCAACGGCGCCTACTTCCGGGTCCACCACTTCGCCCCGCAGGGCGCCTCCCCGATGCCGCTGCTCGGCGCCGTCGCAGGGTCAACGAAGCACATCGAGGTGGGCACCGGCGTCATCGACATGCGCTACGAGAACCCCCTCTACCTCGCCGAGGAGGCGGCGTCCCTCGACCTGCTTTCCGACGGCCGCGTGGCCCTCGGCGTCTCCCGGGGGTCGCCGGAGCCCTCCCAGCGCGGCTGGGAGTCCTTCGGCTACAGCGCCGGGACCCCCAACGGCGCGGACATGGCGCGCGAGAAATTCGAGCGTTTCCTCCATGCCGTCGACGGTTACGGCGTGGCCGTCGCCGCCCCCGCCGAGGAGCAGTACCCGCGCATGTACCAGGCCGGCACGCCGCTGCCGATCTTCCCCCACGCCCCCGGGCTGCGCCGCCGCATCTGGTGGGGCGCCGGTTCGCACGGCACCGCCGAGCAGGCCGCCCGCGACGGGGTGAACCTCATGAGCTCCACGCTCGTCTCCGAGGCCGACGGCTCCTCCCTCGGCGACATCCAGGCCGAGCAGATCGCCCGCTACCGCGCGGAGTGGAAGGAGGCCGGCCACGACTGGACGCCGCGCGTCTCCGTTTCCCGCTCGGTGTTCCCCATCGTGGACGACCGCTCCCGCGAACTCTTCGGCCTGCAGGCCACCGGCCGCGACCAGATCGGCTCCCTCGGCGAGGGCGCGCCGGTCACCTTCGGCCGCACCTACGCCGCGGAGCCGGACAAGCTCATCGAACAGCTACGTGCCGACGCCGCCGTGATGTCCGCCGACACCCTCATGCTCACCGTCCCCAACCAGATGGGCGTGGAGGTCAACGTCTCCATCCTGGAGGCCTTCGCCGGGCACGTCGCCCCCGCGCTGGGCTGGATCCCGGCGGACAAGGGCCCCGTGGAGGGTTACCCGATCGACTAG
- the clpB gene encoding ATP-dependent chaperone ClpB has translation MTSFNPTTKTQEALQSALQQASANGNPDIRPAHLLAAILDQPDGIAAPVLKATGVDPETVAREARALVDGYPKAAGANLANPNFNREALNALTAAQELAGELGDEYVSTEVLMAGIARGESDAAKLLTGRGATYDAIKGAFPSVRGASKVTSQDPEGQFQALEKYSTDLTARAREGKIDPVIGRDSEIRRVVQVLSRRTKNNPVLIGEPGVGKTAIVEGLARRMVAGDVPESLKGKTLISLDLSSMVAGAKYRGEFEERLKAVLDEIKGSDGQIVTFIDELHTIVGAGASGESAMDAGNMIKPMLARGELRLVGATTLDEYRKYIEKDAALERRFQQVYVGEPSVEDAVGILRGLKERYEVHHGVRIQDSALVAAATLSDRYITNRFLPDKAIDLVDEAASRLRMEIDSSPQEIDELERIVRRLEIEEVALAKETDDASRDRLEKLRSELADEREKLGELTARWLNEKGSIDKVRGAKEELEQLRQESEIAEREGDYGRVAELRYGRIPELEKEVEEAEREVADGANNAMLSEEVTPDTIAEVVSAWTGIPAGKMLQGETEKLLAMESFLGRRVVGQAEAVQAVSDATRRARAGVADPNRPTGSFLFLGPTGVGKTELAKSLAEFLFDDERAMVRIDMSEYGEKHSVARLVGAPPGYVGYDAGGQLTEAVRRRPYTVVLFDEVEKAHPDVFDVLLQVLDEGRLTDGQGRTVDFRNTILILTSNLGAGGAREQMMEAVKRTFKPEFINRLDDVVIFDPLSREQLTHIVDIQIGQLAARLSGRRLSLDVADDAKAWLADRGYDPAYGARPLRRLIQQAIGDRLAKELLSGDIRDGDTVHVDLADGGESLEVSRA, from the coding sequence ATGACCTCGTTCAATCCCACCACCAAGACCCAGGAGGCCCTGCAGTCCGCACTGCAGCAGGCATCCGCCAACGGCAACCCGGACATCCGTCCGGCACACCTGCTGGCCGCTATCCTCGACCAGCCGGACGGCATCGCCGCCCCCGTGCTCAAGGCCACCGGCGTCGACCCCGAGACCGTCGCCCGCGAGGCGCGCGCGCTCGTCGACGGCTACCCCAAGGCCGCCGGCGCCAACCTGGCCAACCCCAACTTCAACCGGGAGGCTCTCAACGCGCTGACCGCCGCCCAGGAATTGGCGGGCGAGCTCGGCGACGAGTACGTCTCCACCGAGGTCCTCATGGCGGGCATCGCCCGCGGCGAATCCGACGCGGCGAAGCTGCTCACCGGCCGCGGGGCCACCTACGACGCCATAAAGGGGGCCTTTCCGTCCGTGCGCGGCGCCTCCAAGGTGACCAGCCAGGACCCGGAGGGTCAGTTCCAGGCGCTGGAGAAGTACTCCACCGACCTCACCGCACGCGCCCGCGAAGGCAAGATCGACCCGGTGATCGGCCGCGACTCGGAGATCCGCCGCGTCGTGCAGGTGCTCAGCCGCCGCACCAAGAACAACCCGGTGCTCATCGGCGAGCCCGGCGTGGGCAAGACCGCGATCGTGGAAGGCCTGGCCCGGCGCATGGTGGCGGGGGACGTGCCCGAGTCGTTGAAGGGCAAGACCCTCATTTCGCTCGACCTGTCCTCCATGGTCGCCGGCGCGAAGTACCGCGGCGAGTTCGAGGAGCGTCTCAAGGCCGTCCTGGACGAGATCAAGGGCTCGGACGGGCAGATCGTCACCTTCATCGATGAGCTGCACACCATTGTCGGCGCCGGCGCCTCCGGCGAGTCCGCCATGGACGCCGGCAACATGATCAAGCCGATGCTGGCCCGCGGTGAGCTGCGTCTGGTCGGCGCCACCACCCTCGACGAGTACCGGAAGTACATCGAGAAGGACGCCGCCCTCGAGCGCCGTTTCCAGCAGGTCTACGTCGGCGAGCCGAGCGTGGAGGATGCGGTGGGTATCCTGCGCGGCCTGAAGGAGCGTTACGAGGTCCACCACGGTGTTCGCATCCAGGACTCCGCCCTCGTCGCCGCCGCGACCCTGTCGGACCGGTACATCACCAACCGATTCCTCCCGGACAAGGCCATCGACCTGGTCGACGAGGCGGCCAGCCGGCTACGCATGGAGATCGACTCCTCCCCGCAGGAGATCGACGAGCTCGAGCGCATCGTCCGGCGCCTCGAGATCGAGGAGGTCGCCCTGGCCAAGGAGACCGACGACGCCTCCCGGGACCGCCTGGAGAAGTTGCGCTCCGAGCTCGCCGACGAGCGCGAGAAGCTCGGCGAACTCACGGCCCGCTGGCTGAACGAGAAGGGCTCCATCGACAAGGTCCGGGGCGCCAAGGAGGAGCTGGAGCAGCTGCGCCAGGAATCCGAGATCGCCGAACGCGAGGGCGACTACGGCAGGGTCGCCGAGCTGCGCTACGGCCGCATCCCCGAGCTGGAGAAGGAGGTCGAGGAGGCTGAGCGGGAGGTCGCCGACGGCGCGAACAACGCCATGCTCAGCGAGGAGGTCACCCCCGACACCATCGCCGAGGTGGTTTCCGCGTGGACCGGCATCCCCGCCGGAAAGATGCTGCAGGGCGAGACCGAGAAGCTGCTGGCCATGGAGTCCTTCCTGGGCCGGCGTGTCGTCGGCCAGGCGGAGGCCGTGCAGGCCGTCTCCGACGCGACCCGCCGGGCCCGCGCCGGCGTCGCCGACCCCAACCGCCCGACCGGTTCCTTCCTCTTCCTCGGCCCCACCGGCGTGGGCAAGACCGAGCTGGCGAAGTCGTTGGCGGAGTTCCTCTTCGACGACGAGCGCGCCATGGTGCGCATCGACATGTCCGAGTACGGCGAGAAGCACTCCGTCGCCCGTCTCGTCGGCGCCCCTCCGGGCTACGTCGGCTACGACGCCGGCGGCCAGCTCACGGAGGCCGTCCGTCGCCGGCCGTACACGGTCGTGCTCTTCGACGAGGTGGAGAAGGCACACCCGGACGTCTTCGACGTGCTGCTGCAGGTCCTCGATGAGGGCCGGCTCACCGACGGCCAGGGCCGCACGGTGGACTTCCGCAACACCATCCTCATCCTCACCTCGAACCTGGGTGCCGGCGGCGCCCGGGAGCAGATGATGGAGGCCGTGAAGCGGACGTTCAAGCCGGAGTTCATCAACCGCCTCGACGACGTGGTGATCTTCGACCCGCTCTCCCGGGAGCAGCTCACCCACATCGTGGACATCCAGATCGGCCAGCTGGCAGCCCGGCTCTCGGGCCGCCGGCTGAGCCTGGACGTCGCCGATGACGCGAAGGCGTGGCTCGCGGACCGGGGTTATGACCCGGCCTACGGCGCCCGCCCGCTGCGCCGCCTCATTCAGCAGGCGATCGGCGACCGGTTGGCCAAGGAACTGCTCTCCGGCGACATCCGCGACGGCGACACGGTCCACGTGGACCTCGCCGACGGCGGAGAATCCCTGGAGGTGAGCCGCGCCTGA
- a CDS encoding MFS transporter, whose product MLANITTSYLWFCLAFWVYLETRNVGLTGLVNGLYMALIAVGSIFFGSVVDHHRKKTVMVIAAAATLVAFGLAALVWVLWVDPAQVRADDPAILAFAALVLVGAVVEQMRNVALSTTVTLMVPEAGRDKANGLVGMVQGIAFFLTSVISGLSIGYLGMEISLWIALGLTVLALVHLAPIRITETQIVTSGTADGAADVTTAGIDLRGSWAVIRVVPGLLALILFSSFNNLMGGVYTALMDPYGLEMYGPQLWGIVLGVTSVAFILGGALVSKVGLGGNPVRTLLLVNLAVAAIGTVFALREWWWLFALGMLAFMALIPAAEAAEQTILQRVVPFRRQGRVFGLAIAIEMVANPVSAITVAVVAQSYVIPWMDSPAGRDAFGRLLGEGGTRGMALMFLASSAVMVAVVALAFFSRPYHRLSEYYASTSQDVAGQADTPVS is encoded by the coding sequence ATGCTCGCGAACATCACCACGAGCTACCTCTGGTTCTGCCTGGCCTTCTGGGTCTACCTGGAGACGCGCAACGTCGGCCTGACCGGCCTGGTCAACGGCCTCTACATGGCCCTGATCGCGGTCGGGTCGATCTTCTTCGGTTCCGTTGTCGACCACCACCGGAAGAAGACGGTGATGGTGATCGCGGCCGCCGCCACGCTGGTGGCGTTCGGCCTCGCCGCCCTCGTGTGGGTCCTGTGGGTCGACCCGGCGCAGGTGCGTGCCGACGACCCCGCCATCCTCGCCTTCGCCGCCCTCGTCCTCGTCGGCGCTGTGGTCGAGCAGATGCGCAACGTGGCACTGTCCACGACCGTGACGCTGATGGTCCCCGAAGCCGGGCGCGACAAGGCCAACGGTCTGGTCGGGATGGTGCAGGGCATCGCGTTCTTCCTCACCTCGGTGATCTCCGGCCTGTCGATCGGCTACCTCGGCATGGAGATCTCCCTGTGGATCGCACTGGGGCTGACTGTGCTCGCGCTGGTGCACCTGGCGCCCATCCGGATAACGGAGACCCAGATCGTGACCTCGGGAACTGCGGACGGCGCAGCTGACGTGACCACTGCCGGCATCGACCTGCGCGGCTCGTGGGCGGTGATCCGGGTGGTGCCGGGGCTGCTGGCGCTGATCCTGTTCTCGTCCTTCAACAACCTCATGGGCGGGGTGTACACCGCACTCATGGACCCCTACGGGTTGGAGATGTACGGCCCGCAGCTGTGGGGGATCGTCCTCGGCGTGACGTCGGTCGCGTTCATCCTCGGCGGTGCGCTGGTGTCGAAGGTGGGCCTCGGCGGCAACCCGGTCCGCACCCTGCTGTTGGTCAACCTGGCCGTGGCGGCGATCGGCACGGTCTTCGCGCTGCGGGAGTGGTGGTGGCTCTTCGCCCTCGGCATGCTCGCCTTCATGGCCCTCATTCCCGCCGCGGAGGCCGCCGAGCAGACGATTCTCCAACGCGTCGTCCCCTTCCGTCGGCAGGGGCGGGTGTTCGGACTGGCGATCGCCATCGAGATGGTCGCCAACCCCGTCTCGGCGATCACCGTGGCCGTGGTGGCGCAGTCCTACGTGATCCCGTGGATGGACTCACCCGCCGGCCGTGATGCGTTCGGCCGGCTTCTGGGTGAGGGCGGGACACGGGGCATGGCGCTGATGTTCCTGGCCTCCAGCGCAGTGATGGTGGCGGTCGTCGCGCTCGCATTCTTCTCCCGCCCGTACCACCGGCTGTCGGAGTATTACGCCTCCACCAGCCAGGATGTGGCGGGGCAGGCGGACACCCCCGTCAGTTGA
- a CDS encoding DUF302 domain-containing protein — MSLTIATTLHTDFEDAVQRTRDALAEVGFGVLTEIDMTATLKKKLDADIEDYLILGACNPGFAHRALQVERQVGALLPCNVTVRRNPENAEEIFVEAVDPRTLMAAAGNEELTAAAEEVSDLLAKAVNSLN, encoded by the coding sequence ATGTCGCTCACCATCGCCACCACCCTCCACACCGATTTCGAGGACGCCGTCCAGCGCACCCGCGACGCGCTCGCCGAGGTGGGTTTCGGTGTCCTCACCGAGATCGACATGACCGCCACCCTGAAGAAGAAGCTCGACGCCGACATCGAGGACTACCTCATCCTCGGCGCCTGCAACCCGGGCTTCGCCCACCGGGCGCTGCAGGTCGAACGCCAGGTGGGGGCGCTCCTGCCCTGCAACGTCACCGTCCGCCGCAACCCGGAGAACGCCGAGGAGATCTTCGTCGAGGCCGTCGATCCCCGCACGCTCATGGCCGCCGCCGGGAACGAGGAGCTGACCGCCGCCGCCGAAGAGGTCTCCGACCTGCTGGCCAAGGCTGTCAACAGCCTCAACTGA
- a CDS encoding NAD(P)-binding domain-containing protein, whose protein sequence is MKFSDVLNRHYRAVVIGAGQAGLAAAHELHRRGLRPGPDGDFLVLDANDGPGGAWRHRWDSLTLGRAHGIADLPGLPMPHPDPAAPAAALVADYYGGYEDEFHLAVVRPAPVSSVEAVDPDPASPLRITAGTAGAGDGAHELTADIVLNATGTWDNPYIPYVPGIGDFRGRQLHTKDYRRKEDFSGLRTLVVGGGLSAVQFLLELAPATETVWATRRPPNFTGREFDAGWGLAVERAVRERTHAGRAAASVVRTTGIPQWSEYLDGVRDGVLVSRGMFDRVTEGGVMFGAADRTRTEGLGPSRSRQLQVPASWDPLPAGTALEVDVIFWNTGFRPSLRHLAPLKLREPGGGVRMADEVTPARDARILLVGYGSTASTVGATRAGRLAGRRAARHLEQKVVSAA, encoded by the coding sequence ATGAAGTTCTCGGACGTGCTCAACCGCCACTACCGGGCTGTGGTCATCGGCGCAGGCCAGGCAGGCCTGGCGGCGGCGCACGAACTCCACCGGCGAGGGCTCCGGCCCGGCCCGGACGGGGATTTCCTCGTCCTCGACGCCAACGACGGCCCCGGCGGCGCATGGCGCCACCGCTGGGACTCCCTCACCCTGGGCAGGGCCCACGGGATCGCCGATCTGCCGGGGCTCCCCATGCCCCACCCCGACCCGGCCGCACCGGCGGCCGCCCTGGTCGCCGACTACTACGGCGGCTACGAGGACGAGTTCCACCTCGCGGTCGTCCGGCCCGCACCCGTGTCCAGCGTCGAAGCCGTCGACCCGGATCCGGCCTCCCCCCTCCGCATCACCGCGGGCACTGCCGGCGCCGGGGACGGCGCCCACGAACTCACGGCCGACATCGTGCTCAATGCCACCGGCACGTGGGACAACCCGTACATCCCGTACGTCCCGGGCATCGGCGACTTCCGCGGCCGCCAGCTGCACACGAAGGACTACCGCCGGAAGGAGGACTTCTCCGGCCTGCGCACCCTGGTCGTCGGCGGCGGCCTCTCGGCCGTTCAGTTCCTTCTGGAGCTCGCCCCCGCCACCGAGACGGTCTGGGCCACCCGCCGCCCGCCGAACTTCACCGGGCGCGAGTTCGACGCCGGCTGGGGCCTCGCGGTGGAGAGGGCGGTGCGCGAGCGCACCCACGCCGGGCGGGCGGCGGCGTCCGTGGTCCGCACCACCGGTATCCCGCAGTGGTCCGAGTACCTCGACGGTGTCCGGGACGGCGTCCTGGTCTCCCGCGGCATGTTCGACCGGGTCACGGAAGGAGGGGTCATGTTCGGCGCCGCGGACCGGACGCGGACGGAGGGGCTGGGGCCGTCGAGAAGCAGGCAGCTGCAGGTCCCGGCGTCCTGGGACCCGCTGCCCGCCGGGACCGCGCTGGAGGTGGACGTGATCTTCTGGAACACCGGATTCCGCCCGTCGCTGCGCCACCTCGCGCCGCTCAAGCTGCGCGAACCCGGCGGCGGCGTGCGCATGGCCGACGAGGTCACCCCGGCGCGCGATGCCCGCATCCTGCTCGTCGGCTACGGATCGACCGCCTCCACCGTCGGCGCCACCCGCGCGGGCCGTCTCGCGGGCCGGCGGGCCGCCCGCCACCTCGAACAGAAAGTAGTATCAGCAGCGTGA
- a CDS encoding sodium/glutamate symporter, protein MDYTPYSLLVDVGWISLLMVIGNLLRRKVGLFQRLLMPASITAGLLGLLFGPQVLGWINFSDQIGTYTSILIAFVFASMAYSMDLTPSVRTGAKNMWSYSTGMFMGQWGLFILLGVYLFQPVFDTENWFGMMLPVGFVGGFGTAAAVGTSLEEAGAVAASSLGFMAATVGTLSAIVGGLIFTSWGIRTGRTSTMPKKLPWDLRSGYIDDLKARPSIGRATTNPSAIEPLALHLGFVMLTVLIAYLVNGFINDIFPSVSVPLFAMSFVIGLLGRILLGVLGRKEFLDKATVGSMSGAATDYLIAFGVASIVPAAIADYWVPLVVLFVLGIAYCLFVFFVLSPEFFGEKWLERGIFSWGWSTAAVATGIALLKIVDPKLKSGTLNEYGVAYVGFAPFEIGMTILAPIAVIVGLTAGLGWLALLIALAVLLVPIFLKRTPGRQRKAASAAGAPAAADA, encoded by the coding sequence GTGGACTACACCCCCTACAGCCTGCTCGTGGACGTCGGATGGATCTCTCTGCTCATGGTTATCGGCAACCTTCTGAGGCGCAAGGTCGGCCTGTTCCAGCGGCTGCTCATGCCGGCCTCGATCACCGCCGGGCTGCTCGGCCTGCTGTTCGGGCCGCAGGTGCTGGGCTGGATCAACTTCTCCGACCAGATCGGCACCTACACCTCGATCCTCATCGCCTTCGTCTTCGCCTCCATGGCGTACTCGATGGACCTCACCCCCTCGGTGCGGACCGGCGCGAAGAACATGTGGTCCTACTCGACCGGCATGTTCATGGGCCAGTGGGGGCTGTTCATCCTCCTGGGCGTGTACCTCTTCCAGCCGGTGTTCGACACCGAGAACTGGTTCGGCATGATGCTGCCGGTCGGCTTCGTCGGCGGCTTCGGCACGGCTGCGGCCGTGGGCACCTCCCTGGAGGAGGCTGGTGCGGTGGCCGCCAGCTCGCTGGGCTTCATGGCTGCGACCGTGGGCACGCTCTCCGCCATCGTCGGCGGCCTCATCTTCACCAGCTGGGGGATCCGTACCGGCCGCACGTCCACCATGCCGAAGAAGCTGCCCTGGGACCTGCGCTCCGGCTACATCGACGACCTCAAGGCGCGGCCGTCGATCGGCAGGGCCACGACCAACCCCTCCGCGATTGAGCCGCTCGCCCTCCACCTGGGCTTCGTCATGCTGACCGTGCTCATCGCCTACCTGGTCAACGGTTTCATCAACGACATCTTCCCCAGCGTCTCCGTCCCGCTCTTCGCCATGTCCTTCGTCATCGGCCTGCTGGGCCGCATCCTGCTGGGGGTCCTGGGGAGGAAGGAGTTCCTGGACAAGGCGACCGTCGGTTCCATGTCCGGCGCGGCCACCGACTACCTCATCGCCTTCGGTGTCGCCTCCATCGTCCCGGCGGCCATCGCCGACTACTGGGTTCCCCTGGTCGTCCTGTTCGTCCTCGGCATCGCCTACTGCCTGTTCGTCTTCTTCGTGCTCTCGCCGGAGTTCTTCGGCGAGAAGTGGCTGGAGCGGGGCATCTTCTCCTGGGGCTGGTCCACCGCTGCCGTCGCCACCGGTATCGCCCTGCTCAAGATCGTCGACCCGAAGCTGAAGTCCGGCACCCTCAACGAGTACGGCGTCGCCTACGTCGGCTTCGCCCCCTTCGAGATCGGCATGACCATCCTCGCCCCCATCGCCGTCATCGTCGGCCTGACCGCCGGGCTCGGCTGGCTGGCGCTGCTCATCGCGCTGGCGGTGCTGCTGGTGCCCATCTTCCTCAAGCGGACGCCGGGCAGGCAGCGGAAGGCGGCCTCGGCGGCGGGCGCGCCGGCCGCCGCGGACGCCTGA
- a CDS encoding MarR family winged helix-turn-helix transcriptional regulator: MNDHPQLALDNQLCFSLYRASRAVTRAYQPLLQNLGLTYPQYLTMLVLWEDDRPHSLQEITQRLGLDSGTLTPVCRRLEQAGLVTRDRDPVDERRLLIALTDRGRDLRREAADIPGQLERLYRVPGLDTAALKQALDLLSGSLD, encoded by the coding sequence ATGAACGACCATCCCCAGCTCGCCCTCGACAACCAGCTGTGCTTCTCGCTGTACCGGGCGAGCCGCGCCGTGACCCGCGCCTACCAGCCGCTGCTGCAGAATCTCGGCCTGACCTACCCGCAGTACCTGACCATGCTCGTCCTCTGGGAGGACGACCGGCCCCACAGCCTGCAGGAGATCACGCAGAGGCTGGGCCTCGACAGCGGAACGCTCACGCCGGTGTGTCGCCGCCTCGAGCAGGCGGGACTCGTCACTCGGGATCGAGACCCCGTGGACGAGCGGAGGCTGCTCATCGCCCTGACGGACCGGGGCCGCGATCTCAGGCGGGAAGCGGCGGACATCCCGGGGCAGCTGGAACGCCTCTACCGCGTGCCCGGCCTCGATACGGCGGCCCTGAAACAGGCGCTCGACCTGTTGTCCGGGTCCCTGGACTAG
- a CDS encoding DUF4265 domain-containing protein — MVTLIAPVALPGVDSEELAADPLGGGHFVLCSIPVVAEGLALGDIVSCVTLDGRPNVDRVVVAGGNTTVRVLVDAPFAAALRQRLEDLGCRVEQPLPGLLVLSVGPDAPGEGIRAHLADLADQGVVQIAAE; from the coding sequence ATGGTCACTCTCATTGCGCCGGTGGCGCTCCCGGGCGTCGATTCCGAGGAACTCGCCGCCGACCCCCTCGGCGGCGGTCATTTCGTCCTCTGTTCGATCCCGGTCGTCGCGGAGGGCCTGGCACTCGGCGACATCGTCTCCTGCGTCACCCTGGACGGGCGGCCCAACGTCGACCGCGTCGTCGTGGCCGGCGGGAACACCACGGTGCGCGTGCTTGTCGACGCCCCCTTCGCCGCCGCGCTCCGCCAGCGGCTGGAGGACCTCGGGTGCCGGGTGGAACAGCCGCTGCCGGGCCTGCTGGTGCTCAGCGTCGGGCCAGATGCACCGGGGGAGGGGATCCGGGCGCACCTCGCCGACCTCGCGGATCAGGGGGTCGTGCAGATCGCGGCGGAGTGA